One genomic region from Haloterrigena gelatinilytica encodes:
- a CDS encoding aspartate aminotransferase family protein gives MSDLDFVSGSKPIGIERGEGAFLYTADGTEYIDAGASFACTPLGHSHPAVVEAVQEQVGDLTFVDSSYPVEARENAYASFVASTPDGLEGAWFCNSGTEANEAALKFARSATGESKIVAATRSFHGRTMGALAATWKDKYKKPYEPLAGDVEFVPYGDGEELADAVDDETAAVILEPIQGEGGINVPPTGYLETARELTDEVGAALVLDEVQTGMGRTGSMWACQNAGVTPDVLTTAKGLGNGLPVGAVAVQDWIADGAASHNATFSGGPVVAAAVHATVSTLVEEEYPAHAAEIGDYLTTELESALGDSVREVRGEGLLVGLELKRGANRVARDLAMNHQVLALPAGRTVLRLLPPLVIDEADADRLVDALTAVIAPEAEAES, from the coding sequence ATGAGCGACCTCGATTTCGTCTCCGGCAGCAAGCCGATCGGGATCGAGCGCGGCGAGGGGGCGTTCCTCTACACCGCCGACGGCACGGAGTACATCGACGCCGGCGCGAGTTTCGCGTGTACGCCGCTGGGCCACAGCCATCCCGCGGTCGTCGAGGCCGTCCAGGAGCAGGTCGGCGACCTGACGTTCGTCGACTCATCCTATCCCGTCGAGGCCCGCGAGAACGCCTACGCCTCGTTCGTCGCGTCGACGCCGGACGGACTCGAGGGCGCCTGGTTCTGTAACTCCGGAACCGAGGCCAACGAGGCCGCCCTGAAGTTCGCCCGGTCGGCGACCGGCGAGTCGAAGATCGTCGCGGCGACCCGTTCGTTCCACGGCCGGACGATGGGCGCGCTCGCGGCGACCTGGAAGGACAAGTACAAGAAGCCCTACGAGCCGCTGGCCGGCGACGTGGAGTTCGTCCCCTACGGGGACGGCGAGGAGCTCGCCGACGCCGTCGACGACGAGACCGCGGCCGTCATCCTCGAGCCGATCCAGGGCGAGGGCGGCATCAACGTCCCGCCGACGGGCTACCTCGAGACGGCTCGCGAACTCACCGACGAGGTCGGCGCGGCGCTCGTCTTGGACGAGGTCCAGACCGGCATGGGCCGGACGGGATCGATGTGGGCCTGCCAGAACGCGGGCGTCACGCCCGACGTGCTTACGACGGCGAAGGGCCTGGGCAACGGCCTGCCCGTCGGCGCGGTCGCGGTGCAGGACTGGATCGCCGACGGCGCGGCCTCGCACAACGCCACGTTCAGCGGCGGCCCCGTCGTCGCCGCGGCGGTCCACGCGACCGTCTCGACGCTGGTCGAGGAGGAGTACCCCGCCCACGCCGCCGAGATCGGCGACTACCTCACGACCGAACTCGAGTCCGCACTGGGCGATTCGGTCCGCGAGGTCCGCGGCGAGGGGCTGCTCGTCGGCCTCGAGTTGAAACGGGGGGCGAACCGCGTCGCCCGCGATCTGGCGATGAACCACCAGGTCCTGGCGCTGCCCGCGGGCCGGACCGTCCTGCGCCTGCTGCCGCCGCTCGTGATCGACGAGGCGGACGCGGACCGGCTCGTGGACGCGCTGACCGCAGTCATCGCACCCGAAGCCGAGGCGGAATCATGA
- a CDS encoding acetylglutamate/acetylaminoadipate kinase translates to MTVVVKIGGARAVDPEGALADVASLVEDGEDVVLTHGGSTAVDETLEDLGEEPTYVETPGGVVGRFTDEETMDVFKMVMPGKLNTDLVESLHNEGVDAVGLSGTDGKLLEGKRKSAVRVKEDGKKKIKRGDHSGKIESVNADLLETTLAGGYTPVVSVPMLGKEKSGGYTAVNADADRAAAAIAGALEADLVVLTDVSGIYEDPDDESTKIDSAATPEEFAAVKDAAEGFMTKKVMAAEEALEGGAASVTVATANADAPITSALDGEGTTLEPGVLAAEETEAAE, encoded by the coding sequence GTGACCGTGGTGGTCAAGATCGGCGGCGCTCGCGCCGTCGACCCCGAAGGAGCGCTCGCCGACGTCGCGAGTCTCGTCGAGGACGGCGAGGACGTCGTGCTGACCCACGGCGGCTCGACGGCGGTCGACGAGACGCTCGAGGACCTCGGGGAGGAGCCCACCTACGTCGAGACCCCCGGCGGCGTCGTCGGGCGCTTTACCGACGAGGAGACGATGGACGTCTTCAAGATGGTCATGCCGGGCAAGCTCAACACCGATCTGGTCGAGAGCCTGCACAACGAGGGCGTCGACGCCGTCGGCCTCTCTGGCACGGACGGCAAGCTGCTGGAAGGCAAGCGCAAGTCGGCCGTCCGCGTCAAGGAGGACGGCAAGAAGAAGATCAAGCGCGGCGACCACTCGGGCAAGATCGAGTCCGTCAACGCGGACCTGCTCGAGACGACCCTCGCGGGCGGCTACACGCCCGTCGTCTCCGTCCCAATGCTGGGCAAGGAGAAATCCGGCGGGTACACCGCCGTCAACGCCGACGCCGACCGCGCGGCCGCAGCCATTGCGGGCGCGCTCGAGGCCGACCTCGTCGTGCTGACCGACGTCTCGGGGATCTACGAGGACCCCGACGACGAGTCGACGAAGATCGACTCGGCCGCGACCCCCGAAGAGTTCGCGGCCGTCAAGGACGCCGCGGAAGGGTTCATGACGAAGAAGGTCATGGCCGCCGAAGAAGCCCTCGAGGGCGGCGCCGCGAGCGTGACCGTCGCGACCGCCAACGCGGACGCACCGATTACGAGCGCACTCGACGGCGAGGGAACGACGCTCGAGCCCGGCGTGCTCGCCGCTGAAGAAACGGAGGCCGCAGAATGA
- a CDS encoding [LysW]-lysine hydrolase — translation MSASVTEPADVSLDEARQLLTDLVSIPSPTGEERKAAERLVAFFELHDREAWIDEVGNVRAPADDSVLLTSHVDTVPGEIPVEVRTADEDDVEAEVADETGEDVLWGRGSVDATGPLAAMAVAAVRTGVSFVGVVGEETNSRGARHLVADRDEPDAVINGEPSGATGITLGYRGFLAGTYVATSESGHTSRPEPNAIQHATEWWTSVEDAFENDEYQAVFERVTAKPVDMDGGISDDGLSVEATLDVQLRIPPSLDAESVRETAEAELEIGTVSWAEPIPPVMESPRTEVARAFRAAIRNEGGDPRLLRKTGTSDMNLYAGAWDCPMVTYGPGNSELDHAPDERLSLSEYDRSVKVLERVATTLSGGEE, via the coding sequence ATGAGCGCGAGCGTGACCGAACCGGCCGACGTGTCGCTCGACGAAGCGCGGCAGCTACTGACCGACCTCGTCTCGATCCCGTCGCCGACCGGCGAGGAACGGAAGGCCGCCGAGCGGCTGGTGGCCTTCTTCGAACTCCACGACCGGGAGGCCTGGATCGACGAGGTCGGCAACGTCCGCGCGCCCGCGGACGACTCGGTCCTGCTCACGTCCCACGTCGATACCGTCCCCGGCGAGATTCCGGTCGAAGTGCGGACGGCCGACGAGGACGACGTCGAGGCGGAGGTCGCGGACGAAACCGGCGAGGACGTGCTCTGGGGCCGCGGCAGCGTCGACGCCACGGGTCCGCTGGCCGCGATGGCCGTCGCCGCCGTCCGCACCGGCGTCTCCTTCGTCGGCGTCGTCGGCGAGGAGACGAACTCCCGCGGCGCCCGCCACCTCGTCGCCGACCGCGACGAACCCGATGCAGTCATCAACGGCGAACCCAGCGGTGCGACGGGAATCACGCTGGGCTACCGCGGCTTCCTCGCGGGCACCTACGTGGCCACCAGCGAATCCGGGCACACCTCGCGTCCCGAACCCAACGCCATCCAGCACGCGACCGAGTGGTGGACGAGCGTCGAGGACGCCTTCGAGAACGACGAGTACCAGGCCGTCTTCGAGCGCGTGACCGCAAAGCCCGTCGACATGGACGGCGGCATCAGCGACGACGGCCTCTCCGTCGAGGCGACGCTCGACGTCCAACTGCGAATTCCGCCGTCGCTGGACGCCGAATCGGTCCGCGAGACCGCCGAGGCCGAACTCGAGATCGGCACCGTCTCCTGGGCCGAGCCGATCCCGCCGGTGATGGAGAGCCCCCGGACGGAGGTCGCCCGCGCGTTCCGCGCGGCGATCCGTAACGAGGGTGGCGACCCGCGGCTCCTGCGCAAGACCGGTACCAGCGACATGAACCTCTACGCCGGCGCGTGGGACTGCCCGATGGTCACCTACGGCCCCGGCAACTCGGAACTCGATCACGCGCCCGACGAGCGGCTCTCGCTGTCGGAGTACGACCGGTCGGTGAAGGTCTTAGAGCGCGTCGCGACGACGCTGTCCGGAGGTGAGGAGTGA
- the argC gene encoding N-acetyl-gamma-glutamyl-phosphate reductase produces the protein MAVGTETGADANAETVTATVIGGSGFTGGELLRLLAGHPNFELTEVTSRSKAGKSVGSVHPPLRGTDLRFTEPDDLESVDVLFAATPHGVSMGQIDEFFEIADTVVDLSADFRLESEEQYDEWYDGHEAPEYLEKAEYALPEINRENLKGAGLIAGGGCNATATILGLYPLFEHDILEGGEQIVVDVKVGSSEGGAGGGEASSHPERSGVVRPYAPTGHRHEAEIEQFLDTSVSFTCHAVDMIRGASATNHVFPSGPVSKGDLWQAYRSCYEDEPFVRMAAGGSGVYRYPEPKSVAGTNLAEVGFELDPSNKRIVVFSAIDNMMKGSAGQAVHAANIALGLEETAGLEFTGMHPVGAP, from the coding sequence ATGGCGGTCGGCACCGAGACCGGCGCCGACGCGAACGCCGAGACCGTCACCGCGACGGTCATCGGCGGGAGCGGTTTCACGGGCGGCGAACTCCTTCGCCTGCTCGCGGGCCACCCGAACTTCGAGCTCACGGAGGTCACCAGCCGCTCGAAGGCCGGCAAGAGCGTCGGCTCCGTCCACCCGCCGCTTCGCGGGACGGACCTGCGCTTCACCGAACCCGACGATCTCGAGAGCGTCGACGTCCTGTTCGCGGCGACGCCTCACGGCGTCTCCATGGGCCAGATCGACGAGTTCTTCGAGATCGCCGACACCGTCGTCGACCTCTCGGCGGACTTCCGCCTCGAGAGCGAGGAACAGTACGACGAGTGGTACGACGGCCACGAGGCGCCCGAGTACCTAGAGAAGGCCGAGTACGCGCTCCCGGAGATCAACCGCGAGAACCTCAAAGGCGCGGGCCTGATCGCCGGCGGCGGCTGTAACGCCACCGCAACCATTCTGGGGCTGTACCCGCTGTTCGAGCACGACATCCTCGAGGGCGGCGAGCAGATCGTCGTCGACGTCAAAGTCGGCTCCTCGGAAGGGGGCGCCGGGGGCGGCGAGGCGTCCTCGCATCCCGAGCGCTCGGGCGTCGTCCGCCCCTACGCGCCGACGGGCCACCGCCACGAGGCCGAGATCGAGCAGTTCCTCGACACGAGCGTCTCCTTTACCTGCCACGCCGTGGACATGATCCGCGGCGCCAGCGCGACGAACCACGTCTTCCCGTCGGGGCCGGTCTCGAAGGGCGACCTCTGGCAGGCCTACCGCAGTTGTTACGAGGACGAGCCGTTCGTCCGGATGGCCGCCGGCGGCTCCGGCGTGTATCGGTATCCGGAACCGAAGTCCGTCGCGGGAACGAACCTCGCCGAGGTCGGCTTCGAACTCGACCCCTCGAACAAGCGCATCGTCGTCTTCTCGGCGATCGACAACATGATGAAGGGATCGGCCGGACAGGCCGTCCACGCCGCCAACATCGCGCTCGGTCTCGAGGAGACGGCCGGACTCGAGTTTACGGGGATGCACCCCGTGGGGGCACCCTGA
- the lysW gene encoding lysine biosynthesis protein LysW: MTECVECGAEVSLHDDLEVGEIVDCTTCGAELEVVDTEPPVLERAPELEEDWGE; this comes from the coding sequence ATGACCGAATGCGTCGAGTGTGGGGCTGAGGTGTCCCTGCACGACGATCTGGAAGTGGGAGAGATCGTTGACTGTACCACGTGCGGAGCAGAGCTGGAAGTCGTCGACACCGAGCCGCCAGTCCTCGAGCGAGCCCCGGAGCTCGAAGAGGACTGGGGTGAGTGA
- the lysX gene encoding lysine biosynthesis protein LysX produces the protein MTLQVGILYSRIRKDEKLLLNELRERDHEVEKIDVRKQTFDISEAPAEFADLDIVVDRCLATSRSLYATQFFEAYGIPVVNSHETADICADKVKNSLALEKAGVPTPATKVAFTKETAMEAIEEFGYPCVLKPVVGSWGRLMAKIDSKDAAEAILEHKATLGHYEHKVFYVQEFVEKPGRDIRVLATDGEPIAGMVRSSDHWITNAAKGAETDVFEPDEEAKALVRKASDAVGGGLLGIDLMETEDGYTVHEVNHTVEFKALDGAVETDIAGTVVDWLESKAEAATEDEDELEVSA, from the coding sequence GTGACCTTGCAAGTAGGAATACTCTATTCCCGGATCCGCAAGGACGAGAAGCTCCTCCTGAACGAGCTTCGCGAGCGCGACCACGAAGTCGAGAAGATCGACGTCCGCAAGCAGACCTTCGACATCAGCGAGGCGCCCGCGGAGTTCGCGGACCTCGACATCGTCGTCGACCGCTGTCTCGCCACGAGCCGGAGCCTGTACGCCACGCAGTTCTTCGAGGCGTACGGTATCCCCGTGGTCAACAGCCACGAGACCGCGGACATCTGCGCCGATAAGGTGAAAAACAGCCTCGCGCTCGAGAAGGCTGGCGTGCCCACGCCCGCGACGAAGGTCGCGTTCACCAAGGAGACCGCGATGGAAGCCATCGAGGAGTTCGGGTATCCCTGCGTCCTCAAACCCGTCGTGGGCTCGTGGGGGCGCCTGATGGCCAAGATCGACTCGAAGGACGCTGCGGAGGCGATCCTAGAGCACAAGGCGACGCTCGGCCACTACGAGCACAAGGTCTTCTACGTCCAGGAGTTCGTCGAGAAGCCCGGACGGGACATCCGCGTGCTCGCGACCGACGGCGAGCCCATCGCCGGCATGGTCCGATCCTCCGACCACTGGATCACCAACGCCGCGAAGGGCGCCGAGACGGACGTCTTCGAGCCCGACGAGGAGGCGAAAGCGCTGGTCCGAAAGGCCAGCGACGCCGTCGGCGGCGGCCTGCTCGGCATCGACCTCATGGAGACCGAGGACGGATATACGGTCCACGAGGTCAACCACACGGTCGAGTTCAAGGCCCTCGACGGCGCCGTCGAGACCGATATCGCCGGCACCGTCGTCGACTGGCTCGAGTCGAAAGCCGAAGCCGCGACCGAAGATGAAGACGAACTCGAGGTGAGCGCCTGA
- a CDS encoding helix-turn-helix domain-containing protein, with translation MTDRPQHRLGELMEQSDPPFEEVMSCVFGVENHETRTYLVLCERPGSTIDELADALERDRSTVTRSLSTLRDRGLVRRDRRLLDGGGYVYQFTAVPVAETKAMLHEALDAWAATVHEVIDEFDGTPS, from the coding sequence ATGACCGACCGTCCCCAGCACCGCCTCGGGGAGTTGATGGAGCAGTCCGATCCGCCGTTCGAGGAGGTGATGAGCTGCGTGTTCGGAGTCGAGAACCACGAAACGCGAACGTATCTCGTCCTCTGTGAACGGCCGGGTAGCACGATCGACGAACTGGCCGACGCGCTCGAGCGCGACCGGAGTACGGTCACGCGATCGCTGTCGACGTTGCGCGACCGCGGGCTCGTTCGGCGCGACAGACGATTGCTCGACGGCGGCGGCTACGTCTACCAGTTCACCGCGGTGCCCGTTGCCGAGACGAAGGCGATGCTCCACGAGGCGTTGGACGCGTGGGCGGCGACGGTACACGAGGTGATCGACGAGTTCGACGGCACGCCGTCGTGA
- a CDS encoding histidine kinase, translated as MSQETATRTDERATTALAPWQAGTVGGILGAVVFGAMMAMQTPAVLEAAIPAMYGLEGGLAGTILHVSHGAVLGVVFAALLVAAGRSHLDAGSALVAGLVYGIAVWAVLAVVVMPIWLSAVGFGMAPTVPNVAVESLVGHAAYGLVLGVAYSLLAR; from the coding sequence ATGAGCCAAGAAACGGCGACTCGAACCGACGAACGGGCGACGACCGCACTCGCACCGTGGCAAGCGGGAACCGTCGGCGGTATCCTCGGCGCCGTCGTCTTCGGGGCGATGATGGCGATGCAGACGCCCGCCGTCCTCGAGGCCGCGATTCCGGCCATGTACGGCCTCGAGGGCGGGCTCGCGGGGACGATACTCCACGTCTCCCACGGGGCCGTCCTCGGCGTCGTCTTCGCGGCGCTGCTGGTCGCGGCGGGTCGATCCCATCTCGACGCGGGTTCGGCCCTCGTCGCCGGTCTGGTCTACGGCATCGCAGTCTGGGCGGTCCTCGCCGTCGTCGTCATGCCGATCTGGCTCTCGGCGGTCGGGTTCGGGATGGCGCCCACCGTCCCTAACGTCGCCGTCGAGAGCCTCGTCGGTCACGCCGCGTACGGCCTCGTCCTCGGCGTCGCGTACTCGCTGCTCGCGCGATAA
- the argH gene encoding argininosuccinate lyase translates to MTEESAHDGGSDLRSDGGNAGDESVVRRDRFSGGPARSFLSSLAADERIFEADLEVDRAHTVMLAEQGIVEDDVAGQILTALDAIEVDGHGSLPDGEDVHEAIETAVIERIGAEGGKMHTARSRNDEVAACIRYRLREDVLEAVETTLALRESLVAVAEAHAETIMPGYTHLQPAQPTTVAHWALAYEGAVGRDTARLLEAYDRINESPLGGAAFAGTTFDIDRERTAELLGFEGVVENSMDASSSRDFLLEATQALSTHATTLSGLAEDVVIFANRGFVDLSDDYSSTSSIMPQKKNPDTLELVRAVAGDAAGGVQGLTTTLKGLPRAYNRDLQRATTHAWETVDAVTEASEVAAGAVATADWNEETLAAEAGEGFSTATGVADLLAANGLPFRTAHEMVAHAAENGADYDALEAAAREVLGDPLESLVDPDAVEEALDPAASVASRDSQGGPAPEAVADQLELARESQSDDRATLEELDAALEAAHESLREEVNGYV, encoded by the coding sequence ATGACCGAGGAGAGCGCTCACGACGGCGGTTCGGATCTCCGATCCGACGGTGGTAACGCGGGCGACGAGAGCGTCGTCCGACGGGACCGCTTCAGCGGCGGCCCCGCCCGGAGCTTCCTCTCCTCGCTCGCAGCCGACGAACGGATCTTCGAGGCCGACCTCGAGGTCGACCGCGCGCACACGGTGATGCTCGCCGAACAGGGGATCGTCGAAGACGACGTGGCCGGGCAGATTCTGACCGCGCTGGACGCCATCGAGGTCGACGGCCACGGCTCCCTGCCCGACGGCGAAGACGTCCACGAAGCCATCGAGACGGCCGTCATCGAGCGCATCGGCGCCGAGGGCGGCAAGATGCACACCGCGCGCTCGCGCAACGACGAGGTCGCGGCCTGCATCCGGTATCGCCTGCGCGAGGACGTCCTCGAGGCCGTCGAGACGACGCTGGCGCTGCGCGAGTCGCTGGTCGCGGTCGCCGAGGCCCACGCGGAGACGATCATGCCCGGCTACACCCACCTCCAGCCGGCCCAGCCGACCACCGTCGCCCACTGGGCGCTTGCCTACGAGGGCGCGGTGGGTCGCGACACGGCGCGGCTCCTCGAGGCCTACGATCGGATCAACGAATCGCCGCTGGGCGGCGCCGCGTTCGCGGGGACGACGTTCGATATCGACCGCGAGCGGACAGCCGAGTTGCTCGGCTTCGAAGGGGTCGTCGAGAACTCGATGGACGCCTCCTCGAGCCGAGACTTCCTGCTCGAGGCGACGCAGGCGCTGTCGACGCACGCGACGACGCTGTCGGGGCTCGCCGAAGACGTCGTCATCTTCGCGAACCGCGGCTTCGTCGACCTCTCGGACGACTACTCCTCGACGTCGTCGATCATGCCCCAGAAGAAGAACCCCGACACGCTGGAACTCGTCCGCGCGGTCGCGGGCGACGCGGCCGGCGGGGTGCAGGGGCTGACGACGACGCTCAAGGGACTGCCCCGCGCGTACAACCGCGACCTCCAGCGGGCGACGACCCACGCCTGGGAGACCGTCGACGCCGTGACGGAGGCCAGCGAGGTCGCCGCCGGCGCGGTCGCGACCGCCGACTGGAACGAGGAGACGCTGGCCGCCGAGGCCGGCGAGGGGTTCTCGACGGCGACCGGCGTCGCCGACCTCCTGGCCGCGAACGGCCTCCCGTTCCGGACGGCCCACGAGATGGTGGCCCACGCGGCCGAAAACGGGGCCGACTACGACGCCCTCGAGGCCGCCGCCCGGGAGGTCCTGGGCGACCCCCTCGAGTCGCTGGTCGACCCCGACGCCGTCGAGGAGGCCCTCGATCCCGCCGCGAGCGTCGCGAGCCGCGACTCGCAGGGCGGCCCCGCCCCCGAGGCGGTCGCCGACCAACTCGAACTCGCTCGCGAGTCGCAGTCGGACGACCGCGCAACCCTCGAGGAACTGGACGCGGCGCTCGAGGCGGCCCACGAGTCGCTCCGCGAGGAGGTGAACGGCTATGTCTGA
- the argF gene encoding ornithine carbamoyltransferase, with translation MTDEPRHFLDVDDVTPDELETILERAQAYKRAQHAGEDHEDLEGQTLGMIFQKPSTRTRVSFETGMTQLGGHAVFLGEDDIQLGRGEPLKDTSRTLSRYVDAVMARVFKHGNMEVLAEYSSVPVVNGLTDDAHPCQTLADLLTIREQEGGFEDVSAAWIGDGNNVAQSFAIGAALTDIDLTVATPEGYGIDDAVLERARNLGGDPTTTHDPVEAATDADIIYTDVWISMGQEDERDVRMNDFEGFQIGADLLEHTADASVMHCLPAHRGEEITDDVIESDRSVVFDQAENRLHAQKALLSWLLE, from the coding sequence ATGACCGACGAACCCCGTCACTTCCTCGACGTCGACGACGTGACGCCGGACGAACTCGAGACCATCCTCGAGCGCGCACAAGCGTACAAACGCGCCCAGCACGCCGGCGAGGACCACGAGGACCTCGAGGGCCAGACGCTGGGCATGATCTTCCAGAAGCCGAGCACCCGCACCCGCGTCTCCTTCGAGACGGGAATGACCCAGCTGGGCGGCCACGCCGTCTTCCTCGGGGAGGACGATATCCAGCTGGGACGGGGCGAACCGCTGAAGGACACCTCGCGGACGCTCTCGCGGTACGTCGACGCGGTGATGGCTCGGGTGTTCAAACACGGAAACATGGAGGTGTTAGCGGAGTACTCCTCCGTGCCGGTGGTCAACGGCCTCACCGACGACGCCCACCCCTGCCAGACGCTCGCCGATCTGCTGACGATCCGCGAGCAGGAGGGCGGCTTCGAGGACGTCTCCGCGGCCTGGATCGGCGACGGCAACAACGTCGCCCAGTCGTTCGCGATCGGCGCCGCGCTGACCGATATCGACCTGACGGTCGCGACGCCGGAGGGGTACGGTATCGACGACGCGGTGCTCGAGCGCGCCCGCAATCTCGGCGGCGACCCGACGACGACCCACGACCCCGTCGAGGCCGCCACGGACGCCGACATCATCTACACGGACGTCTGGATCAGCATGGGTCAGGAGGACGAACGCGACGTCCGGATGAACGACTTCGAGGGGTTCCAGATCGGCGCGGACCTCCTCGAGCACACCGCCGACGCCTCGGTGATGCACTGTCTGCCCGCCCACCGCGGCGAGGAGATCACCGACGACGTCATCGAGAGCGACCGCTCGGTCGTCTTCGACCAGGCCGAGAACCGGCTCCACGCTCAGAAGGCGCTGCTGAGTTGGCTGCTCGAATAA
- a CDS encoding argininosuccinate synthase, protein MTRVALAFSGGLDTTVCVPLLEEEYGYDDVIGVTVDVGQPASEFEEAEETADALGLEHYVVDAKEEFADLCLEGVRANATYQGYPLGTALARPVIAEAILEVAEEQDCTGIAHGCTGKGNDQLRFEAVWRDSDLEVIAPVRELGLTREWEQEYAAEKDLPVEGGSGGDWSIDTNLWSRSVEGDELEDPNYVPPEDIYAWTQAPTGETQEIEIEFEKGYPVAVDGVEYEPVDLIEHLNGVAGAYGVGRTDTMEDRMLGLKVRENYEHPAATTLLNAHEALEGLVLTQEERQFKQQIDQQWAQKGYEGLIDAPLVDALEGFIAESQKRVTGTVTIRFEGGQARAVARDSKFAAYSAEHASFDTETVGKIKQEDATGVAKYHGFQRRLANEAIAANAEDVEKPELATDGSGSNEDEE, encoded by the coding sequence ATGACCCGCGTGGCACTTGCGTTCTCGGGCGGCCTGGACACGACTGTCTGTGTCCCGTTGCTCGAGGAAGAGTACGGATACGACGACGTTATCGGCGTCACGGTTGACGTCGGCCAGCCGGCTTCCGAGTTCGAGGAAGCCGAAGAGACCGCCGACGCGCTCGGCTTAGAGCACTACGTCGTCGACGCGAAAGAAGAGTTCGCCGACCTCTGTCTCGAGGGCGTTCGCGCGAACGCGACCTACCAGGGCTACCCGCTGGGGACGGCCCTGGCTCGCCCGGTGATCGCCGAAGCGATCCTCGAGGTCGCCGAAGAACAGGACTGTACCGGCATCGCCCACGGCTGTACCGGCAAGGGCAACGACCAGCTCCGCTTCGAAGCGGTCTGGCGCGACTCCGACCTCGAGGTCATCGCCCCCGTGCGCGAGCTCGGCCTGACCCGCGAGTGGGAACAGGAGTACGCCGCGGAGAAGGACCTGCCCGTCGAGGGCGGCAGCGGCGGTGACTGGTCGATCGACACCAACCTCTGGAGCCGCTCCGTCGAGGGCGACGAGCTCGAGGACCCCAACTACGTCCCGCCGGAGGACATCTACGCCTGGACCCAGGCGCCGACGGGCGAGACCCAGGAGATCGAGATCGAGTTCGAGAAGGGCTACCCCGTCGCCGTCGACGGCGTCGAGTACGAGCCCGTCGACCTCATCGAGCACTTGAACGGCGTGGCCGGGGCCTACGGCGTCGGCCGCACGGACACGATGGAAGACCGCATGCTCGGCCTGAAGGTTCGCGAGAACTACGAGCACCCGGCGGCGACGACGCTGCTCAACGCCCACGAGGCGCTGGAAGGACTCGTGCTCACCCAGGAGGAGCGCCAGTTTAAACAGCAGATCGACCAGCAGTGGGCCCAGAAGGGCTACGAAGGTCTGATCGACGCGCCGCTCGTGGACGCGCTCGAAGGCTTCATCGCGGAGAGCCAGAAGCGCGTCACCGGGACCGTCACGATCCGCTTCGAGGGCGGCCAGGCCCGCGCGGTCGCACGCGACAGCAAGTTCGCGGCCTACTCCGCCGAGCACGCTTCCTTCGACACCGAGACCGTCGGCAAGATCAAGCAGGAGGACGCCACCGGCGTCGCGAAGTACCACGGCTTCCAGCGCCGCCTCGCCAACGAGGCGATCGCGGCCAACGCCGAGGACGTCGAGAAGCCGGAACTCGCCACCGACGGCAGCGGCAGTAACGAGGACGAGGAATAA